Proteins from a genomic interval of Nitrospina gracilis Nb-211:
- a CDS encoding response regulator transcription factor has product MDHSILLIDDEEILRKTLSDDLEEEGFHVTTAVNGEEGLEQFKTQHPDLVIVDLIMEGMNGIQVSQEIKKLQPNAPVMILTGHGTLESAIDALQLKVQDYILKPVKRDELLSKITSCLENTPPRRTLKNRKPAYSQNLQLEKVGLTKRQREVANLASQGYNDEEIAQILKISVFTVKFHLKKAFKKLNIHKRVELILSSN; this is encoded by the coding sequence ATGGACCACTCTATCCTTCTCATCGATGATGAAGAAATCCTGCGCAAAACCCTGAGTGACGACCTAGAAGAAGAAGGTTTTCACGTCACCACGGCGGTCAATGGCGAAGAAGGGCTGGAACAGTTCAAGACCCAGCACCCGGATTTGGTGATCGTGGACCTGATTATGGAAGGTATGAACGGCATCCAGGTTTCGCAGGAGATCAAAAAACTGCAACCGAACGCGCCGGTCATGATCTTGACGGGGCACGGCACGTTGGAGTCGGCCATTGATGCCCTTCAACTGAAGGTGCAGGATTACATTCTCAAGCCCGTGAAGCGCGACGAGCTTCTTTCCAAAATAACCAGTTGCCTGGAAAACACCCCTCCCCGGCGCACTCTCAAAAATCGCAAGCCCGCATACAGTCAGAACCTGCAACTGGAGAAAGTCGGGCTCACCAAGCGCCAGCGCGAAGTGGCGAACCTGGCAAGCCAGGGGTACAACGACGAGGAAATCGCACAGATCCTCAAGATCAGCGTGTTCACCGTCAAGTTCCACCTCAAGAAGGCATTCAAAAAACTGAACATCCACAAACGGGTGGAACTGATCCTGTCTTCCAACTGA
- a CDS encoding CBS and ACT domain-containing protein, with translation MLVGEVMSKKLHTVKKSDSLKKAQDLMVTHAIRHLPVVDKGELLGIITESDIRGAFIGQGRTASKGNSGKLEIGNPARMKVNDYMTRHPLVVVPETHIEDAALMIYKNKIGALPVIKRNKLVGIISIMDMLGLFVDLMGILHSSSRIDVVMDKNPENFDKVSSIINKEGLNIISVGMAPYLKDPSKQVYFFRLDLCETKNVVARIEKAGFHVLSFMD, from the coding sequence ATGCTTGTCGGCGAAGTGATGTCCAAGAAGCTCCATACCGTGAAAAAATCCGATTCCCTGAAAAAAGCCCAGGACTTGATGGTGACCCACGCCATCCGCCATTTGCCGGTGGTGGACAAGGGGGAATTGCTGGGCATCATCACCGAAAGCGACATTCGTGGGGCATTCATCGGTCAGGGCCGGACCGCCAGCAAGGGCAATTCCGGCAAGCTTGAGATCGGCAACCCCGCCAGGATGAAGGTCAATGACTACATGACCCGCCACCCCCTTGTGGTGGTGCCCGAGACCCACATCGAAGACGCCGCCCTCATGATCTACAAAAACAAGATCGGCGCCCTGCCCGTCATCAAACGCAACAAGCTGGTGGGCATCATTTCCATCATGGACATGCTGGGCCTTTTCGTCGATCTCATGGGCATCCTCCACTCCAGCTCCCGCATCGACGTGGTGATGGACAAAAACCCCGAAAACTTTGATAAGGTTTCCAGCATCATCAACAAGGAGGGGTTGAACATCATCAGCGTCGGCATGGCACCTTATTTAAAGGACCCGTCCAAGCAGGTTTATTTCTTCCGCCTCGACCTGTGCGAAACCAAAAACGTGGTCGCCAGGATCGAAAAGGCCGGGTTCCATGTGCTCAGCTTCATGGATTGA
- the dnaK gene encoding molecular chaperone DnaK, translated as MGKIIGIDLGTTNSVVAVMEGNDPKVIVNEEGSQTTPSVVAFTKDGEILVGQVAKRQAIANPENTIFSVKRFMGRSYSEVSEEMKMVPYKVVKGPKNDVRIEVQGKQYSPPEISAMILQKLKKSAEAYLGEPVTEAVITVPAYFNDAQRQATKDAGKIAGLDVKRIINEPTASALAYGLDKNKDHMIAVYDFGGGTFDISILEVGDNVVEVKATNGDTHLGGDNLDQRIIDWLVAEFKKDQGIDLSNDNMALQRLKESAEKAKMELSSVSETEINLPFITADATGPKHLNIKLSRAKFESMVDDLLERTKKPCISALKDAGLDASKIDEAVLVGGSTRVPRAQQIVKDLFKKEPHRGVNPDEVVALGAAVQAGVLSGDVKDILLLDVTPLSLGIETLGGVTTKLIERNTTIPTRKSETFSTASDNQPSVEINILQGEREMAKDNRSLGKFHLDGIPAAPRGVPQIEVTFDIDANGILHVSAKDKGTGKEQKITITDNTGLSDQDIENMVKDAETNAAADKERREKIDARNQLDSLVYNTEKTIRDNKEKLSEDDVKEAESAIAEARKAIESDDLEQIKQQTEALTQASHKLAQQIYQQQSSAEGGEGDGSGPSGDDQSGGGSDKSADDVVDAEYEDISNKK; from the coding sequence ATGGGTAAGATCATAGGAATTGACTTGGGCACCACCAACTCCGTGGTGGCCGTGATGGAAGGCAATGATCCCAAAGTCATTGTCAACGAGGAGGGAAGCCAGACCACGCCCTCGGTGGTGGCTTTCACCAAAGATGGCGAAATTCTGGTCGGCCAGGTAGCGAAGCGTCAGGCCATTGCCAACCCGGAGAACACCATCTTCTCAGTAAAACGCTTCATGGGCCGTTCCTACTCGGAAGTTTCCGAAGAAATGAAAATGGTGCCCTATAAAGTTGTCAAGGGCCCGAAGAACGACGTTCGCATCGAAGTGCAAGGCAAGCAATACAGCCCGCCGGAAATTTCCGCGATGATCCTGCAAAAGTTGAAGAAGTCCGCCGAAGCGTACCTCGGTGAACCGGTAACGGAAGCGGTCATCACCGTTCCCGCCTACTTCAACGACGCCCAGCGCCAGGCCACCAAGGACGCAGGCAAGATCGCCGGGCTCGATGTCAAGCGCATCATCAACGAGCCCACCGCCTCCGCTTTGGCTTACGGTCTCGATAAAAACAAGGATCACATGATCGCCGTGTACGACTTCGGTGGCGGCACCTTCGACATCTCCATCCTCGAAGTCGGCGACAACGTCGTGGAAGTGAAAGCGACCAACGGCGACACGCATCTCGGCGGTGACAACCTCGACCAGCGCATCATCGACTGGCTGGTTGCGGAGTTCAAGAAGGATCAGGGCATCGACCTGAGCAACGACAACATGGCTCTCCAGCGGCTCAAGGAATCGGCGGAAAAAGCCAAAATGGAGTTGTCCTCGGTTTCCGAAACCGAAATCAATCTGCCGTTCATCACCGCAGACGCCACGGGACCGAAGCACCTGAACATCAAACTGTCCCGCGCCAAGTTCGAGTCCATGGTCGATGACCTGCTGGAACGCACCAAGAAGCCGTGCATCAGCGCGCTCAAGGATGCGGGTCTCGACGCCAGCAAGATCGACGAAGCGGTATTGGTCGGTGGTTCCACCCGCGTGCCGCGCGCTCAGCAGATCGTCAAAGACCTGTTCAAAAAAGAGCCGCATCGCGGCGTGAACCCGGACGAAGTGGTCGCTCTGGGCGCCGCCGTGCAGGCAGGTGTTCTGTCCGGTGACGTGAAGGACATCCTTCTTCTCGACGTCACCCCGCTGTCCCTCGGCATCGAAACCCTGGGCGGCGTGACCACGAAACTGATCGAGCGTAACACCACCATCCCGACCCGCAAGAGCGAGACCTTCTCCACCGCGTCGGACAATCAGCCGAGCGTGGAGATCAACATTCTGCAGGGCGAACGCGAAATGGCGAAGGACAACCGCTCGCTCGGCAAGTTCCACCTGGACGGCATCCCCGCCGCGCCGCGCGGTGTGCCGCAGATCGAAGTCACTTTCGACATCGACGCCAACGGCATCCTGCACGTCTCGGCTAAGGACAAGGGTACCGGCAAAGAGCAGAAGATCACCATCACCGACAACACCGGTCTCTCCGACCAGGATATCGAGAACATGGTGAAAGATGCCGAAACCAATGCCGCGGCGGACAAGGAGCGGCGCGAAAAGATCGACGCGCGCAACCAGCTCGACTCCCTGGTGTACAACACGGAGAAAACGATCCGCGACAACAAGGAGAAACTCTCCGAAGACGACGTCAAGGAAGCCGAGTCCGCCATTGCCGAGGCCAGGAAGGCTATCGAAAGCGATGACCTGGAACAGATCAAACAGCAGACCGAGGCGCTCACCCAGGCTTCGCACAAGCTGGCACAGCAGATCTACCAGCAGCAGTCGTCCGCAGAAGGCGGCGAAGGCGATGGCTCCGGTCCGTCCGGTGACGATCAATCCGGCGGTGGTTCAGATAAATCCGCCGACGACGTCGTGGACGCCGAGTACGAAGACATCAGCAACAAGAAATAA
- a CDS encoding nucleotide exchange factor GrpE codes for MNDSTSKLPDFSDQPPPKFNVTDRRHWALEEDAVEEEESRKERLPTYVEQLRQEAEEKDKRLKEYIAAYKNKNAENDEFRQRLQKENEGRLAQLKAGLFKQLIPIVDNLKRASSAAQSTGDFESFKQGIHLILSQFEHELTQQGIEPIPAVGRKLDPNTDEVCMTVDTEDPAQDGIVVEELEPGYRFQDKLLKPVKVKVAKLKN; via the coding sequence ATGAACGATTCAACCAGTAAACTGCCCGATTTCAGCGACCAGCCTCCTCCCAAGTTCAACGTCACCGACCGGCGCCATTGGGCGCTGGAAGAGGACGCCGTCGAGGAGGAGGAATCCCGAAAAGAACGCCTCCCCACCTACGTGGAACAACTCCGCCAGGAAGCCGAGGAAAAGGACAAACGGCTCAAGGAATACATCGCCGCCTACAAAAACAAGAACGCGGAGAACGATGAATTCCGCCAGCGTCTGCAGAAAGAAAACGAAGGTCGCCTCGCACAGCTCAAAGCCGGACTGTTCAAGCAACTCATCCCCATCGTGGACAACCTGAAACGCGCATCCAGCGCGGCGCAGTCCACCGGCGACTTCGAAAGCTTCAAGCAGGGCATCCACCTCATCCTTTCCCAATTCGAGCACGAGCTGACCCAGCAGGGAATCGAACCCATCCCCGCAGTCGGACGCAAGCTCGATCCCAATACAGACGAAGTCTGCATGACCGTGGATACGGAAGACCCGGCACAGGATGGAATTGTGGTGGAAGAGTTGGAACCCGGTTACCGGTTCCAGGACAAGTTGTTGAAACCCGTTAAAGTGAAAGTGGCTAAACTCAAAAACTGA
- the dnaJ gene encoding molecular chaperone DnaJ, with protein MVKRDYYEILEVSREASEAELKKAYRQMALKYHPDKNPGDKEAEDKFKEASEAYEVLRDAEKRRVYDQFGHEGLKGQGFSGFEDIFSTFGDIFGDFFGGGRQRTGNDLRADAQITFEEAAFGVQKEIDVRKHVICQSCKGSRCKPGTTPERCATCHGTGQVVRSQGFFSLSTPCPQCRGAGEIVRDPCTGCHGEGVVVDKKTISVNIPGGVDNGSRLRLRGEGEAGPGLPPGDLYVFVHVKPHEFFHRDGQNILCRLNLSVSQAALGADIEVPTLDGETKIINVPSGTQSGETYRIPGGGIPNVRGHGRGDQIIQFFVEVPKKLNKRQKELYQELAEIDGKPVKEKIKGFFEKLGL; from the coding sequence ATGGTTAAACGCGATTATTACGAGATCCTCGAGGTTTCACGCGAAGCGTCCGAAGCCGAACTGAAAAAAGCCTACCGCCAAATGGCGCTCAAGTATCATCCGGACAAAAACCCCGGCGACAAGGAAGCCGAGGACAAATTCAAGGAAGCCTCGGAAGCGTATGAGGTGCTCCGCGACGCGGAAAAACGGCGTGTTTACGATCAGTTCGGCCACGAAGGCCTGAAAGGCCAGGGCTTCAGCGGATTTGAAGACATCTTCTCGACGTTCGGCGATATCTTCGGCGACTTCTTCGGCGGAGGACGTCAGCGTACCGGCAACGACCTGCGCGCCGACGCTCAAATCACTTTCGAGGAAGCGGCCTTCGGCGTGCAAAAGGAAATCGACGTGCGCAAGCACGTCATCTGCCAGTCCTGCAAAGGCTCGCGATGCAAACCCGGCACCACCCCCGAACGGTGCGCCACCTGTCATGGCACCGGCCAGGTGGTGCGGTCACAAGGATTCTTCAGCCTGTCCACACCCTGCCCGCAGTGCCGAGGCGCCGGGGAAATCGTTCGCGATCCCTGCACTGGCTGCCATGGCGAAGGCGTGGTGGTGGACAAGAAAACCATCTCCGTCAACATCCCCGGCGGAGTGGACAACGGCTCGCGACTGCGCCTGCGCGGCGAAGGCGAAGCGGGACCCGGCCTGCCCCCCGGCGATCTCTATGTGTTCGTTCACGTCAAGCCGCACGAGTTCTTTCACCGCGACGGGCAGAATATCCTCTGCCGCCTGAATCTCTCCGTCTCGCAGGCCGCGCTTGGAGCCGATATCGAAGTGCCCACGCTCGATGGCGAAACCAAGATCATCAACGTTCCCTCCGGCACCCAATCGGGCGAGACCTACCGCATTCCCGGCGGCGGCATCCCCAACGTGCGGGGTCATGGGCGCGGCGACCAGATCATTCAGTTCTTCGTCGAAGTTCCCAAAAAACTCAACAAGCGGCAGAAGGAACTGTACCAGGAACTGGCGGAAATCGATGGCAAGCCGGTAAAGGAAAAGATCAAAGGGTTCTTCGAGAAGCTGGGGCTGTGA
- a CDS encoding glutamate synthase subunit beta, which translates to MGALKGFMEIKRETPKARPVPERLKDQKEIYEPFPLEKYREQGARCMDCGVPFCQSSTGCPLGNAIPDWNDMVYRDRWEDAVALLTKTNNFPEFTGRICPAPCEGACVLGINEPAVTIRNIEEIIAEQGFEHGWIAPNPPKQRTGKKVAIIGSGPAGLAAADQLNHAGHEVTVFEKADRIGGLLMYGIPHFKMEKTVVKRRIELMEKEGVIFKTNAHIGKDIPAKTLVEDFDAVILCCGSEKPRDLPVEGRDLDGVHFAMDFLPQQNKRNEGDTIPEDIAITAKGKNVLIIGGGDTGSDCLGTSLRQGAKKVHQFELLSEPPLERSPNNPWPQWPMTLRLSSSHEEAGGKITDYSILTKKFTGKNGKLQKVHAVKIRFGDPDPKTGRRAMEEIPGSEFTLDVELVLLAMGFVHPVHEGLVKELGLELDGRGNVACDKNKMTNVPGVFVAGDMARGQSLVVWAIAEGREAARGVDQHLMGYTFLPHSQYL; encoded by the coding sequence ATGGGTGCGCTCAAAGGCTTCATGGAAATCAAACGCGAAACGCCGAAGGCGCGTCCGGTTCCGGAACGGCTCAAGGATCAGAAGGAAATTTACGAACCGTTTCCACTGGAGAAGTATCGTGAGCAGGGAGCACGGTGCATGGACTGCGGGGTGCCGTTCTGCCAGAGCAGTACCGGTTGTCCCCTGGGCAATGCCATTCCGGACTGGAACGACATGGTGTACCGCGACCGCTGGGAAGACGCCGTGGCGCTCCTCACCAAGACCAACAACTTCCCTGAATTTACGGGACGCATCTGCCCCGCACCATGCGAAGGCGCGTGCGTGCTGGGCATCAACGAGCCGGCGGTGACCATCCGCAATATCGAGGAGATCATCGCCGAACAGGGATTCGAACATGGCTGGATCGCGCCCAATCCGCCGAAACAGCGCACCGGCAAGAAGGTGGCCATTATCGGTTCCGGTCCCGCGGGCCTGGCCGCCGCCGATCAGCTGAACCATGCCGGACACGAAGTGACGGTGTTTGAGAAAGCCGACCGCATCGGCGGCCTTCTCATGTATGGCATCCCTCATTTCAAGATGGAAAAAACGGTGGTTAAGCGCCGCATTGAATTGATGGAAAAGGAAGGCGTGATCTTCAAAACCAATGCGCACATCGGCAAAGACATTCCGGCCAAAACGCTGGTGGAGGATTTCGATGCGGTCATTCTGTGTTGCGGCTCCGAAAAACCGCGCGACTTGCCGGTGGAAGGACGCGACCTGGACGGCGTCCATTTCGCCATGGACTTTCTGCCCCAGCAGAACAAGCGTAACGAAGGCGACACCATTCCCGAAGACATTGCCATCACCGCGAAGGGCAAAAATGTATTGATCATCGGCGGCGGTGACACCGGTTCCGACTGTCTCGGCACATCGCTTCGCCAGGGTGCGAAGAAGGTGCATCAGTTCGAGCTGTTGAGCGAACCGCCGCTGGAGCGTTCACCCAACAACCCGTGGCCGCAATGGCCGATGACCCTGCGCCTCAGTTCTTCCCACGAGGAAGCGGGCGGCAAGATCACGGACTACAGCATCCTGACCAAAAAGTTCACCGGCAAAAACGGCAAGCTCCAAAAGGTGCACGCTGTCAAGATCCGCTTCGGCGACCCCGATCCCAAAACCGGACGACGCGCAATGGAAGAGATTCCCGGCTCCGAGTTCACGCTGGATGTGGAGCTGGTCCTGCTGGCGATGGGCTTTGTGCATCCCGTGCACGAAGGGCTGGTGAAAGAACTTGGGCTGGAGTTGGATGGCCGCGGCAACGTGGCGTGTGATAAAAACAAGATGACCAACGTCCCCGGTGTGTTTGTCGCCGGAGACATGGCGCGCGGACAGTCGCTGGTGGTGTGGGCGATTGCGGAAGGACGCGAAGCCGCGCGCGGTGTGGACCAGCATCTGATGGGCTACACTTTCCTGCCTCACAGCCAATATCTGTGA
- the gltB gene encoding glutamate synthase large subunit, whose translation MNIQRLPKRQGLYDPRFEQENCGVGFIASLKGEKSHELIQQSLELLNRLEHRGAVGADPLTGDGAGILIQIPHAFYKEECQKLGIVLPEEGRYGTGLVFLPRDDRAESLMQIFEQVTKEEGLDILGWRKVPVDNTQIGTVAAEVEPDIRQIFIGADGIEDRDAFERKLYIVRKQAGRAIRASGLAELYESYYICSLSSKTVVYKGQLMAPQVGRYYLDVSDPRMTSALSLVHSRYSTNTFPSWGRAQPMRMVAHNGEINTVQGNKNWMSAREAMFKSDLFDDSEKLIPVIPPGGSDTADFDQALELLVMTGRSLPHAVMMMIPEPWSGHETMDDEKRAFFEYHASMMEPWDGPASITFTDGDVVGAVLDRNGLRPSRYVVTTDDRVIMASEVGALPLDESTIKLKGRLQPGRMFFVDLKAGRICSDEEIKRPLAQAHPYKEWVQENQVNIENLPVPNGYVEPEIEDPLVQQIAFGYTAEDMKIVLAPMVSTGLEAVGSMGNDTPLAVRSERPQLLFNYFKQLFAQVTNPAIDSIREELVMSMEVTLGREYNLLKPGPENCRKLRLKHPILKPEEFYKIQNLDQEDLKSATLSLLFPVSEGEGGLEKAVENLCAQASEAMDNGATILILSDRGVDENHAAIPSLLATGAVHHHLLRERTRTRVGLVVETAEAREMHHFALLIGYGAGGIYPYLAYETAKQVVREQVYVKDVTPGKAIDNFILSCKKGLYKITAKMGISTIQSYRGAQIFEAVGLHEDIVNRYFTGTPSRIAGIKLKDIAREVLARHRNAYERSKVIRPALEPGGYYHWRRGEEKHMISPTMVALLQESTRSNNYEKYKQFSKINDEQNTRECTIRGLFKFKPTQAIPIEEVEPVEEITRRFCTGAMSIGSISREAHETLAIAMNRLGGKSNTGEGGEDLVRYTPDPNGDSRRSKIKQVASGRFGVNSNYLANADELQIKISQGAKPGEGGQLPGHKVSEYIAKIRHSTPGVGLISPPPHHDIYSIEDLQQLIFDLHNSNPNASVSVKLVAEAGVGTVAAGVSKARAEGVLIAGHDGGTGASPQTSIKHAGLPWELGLAETQQVLVLNDLRGRIRVQVDGQLKTGRDVIIGAILGADEFGFSTVPLVTLGCIMMRKCHLNTCSVGVATQDPELRKKFSGKAEYVVNYFRFIAQEVRELMAQLGFRKLDDLIGRTDLLEVDTSVDHWKARELDFSRILYRAEGGEGVATRNVTTQDLSGDIGDTCLDRKLITECAEAIEHKKTVRLRHSIGNVDRATGSMLSYEISKRYGEPGLPDETIHIDFKGSAGQSFGAFLANGVTFNLRGDANDYVGKGLSGGKIIVAPAKESPIVAEANILIGNVVLYGAISGKTYFRGIAGERFAVRNSGATAVVEGVGDHGCEYMTGGYVVVLGKTGRNFAAGMSGGIAYVLDEAGSFPIHCNKGLVDLVAFEEEEDLERVQTLIREHLEYTGSAVAKRVLDNWDKMIPKFIKVYPRDYRRVVEERKQAMLEGVA comes from the coding sequence ATGAATATTCAGCGATTACCGAAGCGGCAGGGGTTGTATGACCCACGATTTGAACAGGAAAACTGTGGGGTGGGGTTCATCGCCAGCCTGAAGGGGGAAAAGTCCCACGAACTCATCCAGCAGTCGCTGGAACTCCTGAACCGTCTGGAACACCGGGGTGCGGTGGGAGCGGACCCGCTTACCGGCGATGGTGCGGGCATTTTGATCCAGATTCCGCACGCCTTTTATAAGGAAGAGTGCCAGAAGCTCGGCATTGTCCTGCCGGAAGAAGGCAGGTACGGCACCGGGCTGGTGTTTCTGCCGCGCGACGATCGGGCGGAAAGCCTGATGCAGATTTTCGAGCAGGTCACGAAGGAAGAAGGCCTCGACATCCTGGGCTGGCGCAAGGTGCCGGTGGACAACACGCAAATCGGCACGGTGGCGGCGGAAGTGGAACCGGACATCCGGCAGATTTTCATTGGCGCCGACGGCATCGAGGACCGCGACGCTTTCGAGCGCAAGCTGTATATCGTGCGCAAGCAGGCGGGACGCGCCATCCGCGCCTCCGGTCTCGCCGAACTGTACGAGTCTTATTACATTTGCAGTCTTTCCAGCAAGACCGTCGTCTATAAAGGGCAGTTAATGGCCCCGCAGGTCGGGCGTTATTACCTGGACGTCAGCGATCCGCGCATGACCTCCGCGCTGTCCCTCGTCCATTCCCGCTACAGCACCAACACGTTCCCGTCGTGGGGACGCGCCCAGCCGATGCGCATGGTGGCGCACAACGGCGAGATCAACACCGTGCAGGGCAACAAGAACTGGATGTCCGCCCGCGAGGCGATGTTCAAAAGCGACCTGTTCGACGACTCGGAAAAACTGATCCCGGTCATCCCCCCGGGTGGCAGTGACACCGCCGACTTCGACCAGGCGCTGGAATTGCTGGTGATGACGGGACGCTCTCTGCCGCACGCGGTGATGATGATGATTCCGGAACCGTGGAGCGGGCACGAAACGATGGACGATGAGAAGCGCGCCTTCTTTGAATACCATGCTTCCATGATGGAGCCGTGGGACGGACCGGCGTCGATCACCTTCACCGACGGCGATGTGGTCGGCGCGGTGCTGGATCGCAACGGTCTGCGCCCGTCGCGCTACGTGGTCACCACCGACGACCGTGTCATCATGGCCTCGGAAGTGGGAGCCCTGCCGCTGGACGAATCCACCATCAAGCTGAAAGGCCGCCTCCAGCCGGGCCGCATGTTTTTCGTCGATCTCAAAGCCGGGCGCATCTGCTCCGACGAGGAGATCAAGCGGCCCTTGGCTCAGGCTCATCCTTATAAGGAGTGGGTGCAGGAGAACCAGGTCAACATCGAGAACCTGCCAGTGCCCAACGGTTATGTGGAGCCGGAGATCGAGGACCCGCTGGTCCAGCAGATCGCCTTCGGCTACACCGCCGAGGACATGAAGATTGTGCTTGCGCCGATGGTCAGCACCGGTCTTGAGGCCGTTGGTTCCATGGGCAATGACACGCCGCTGGCCGTGCGCTCCGAGCGACCGCAACTCCTGTTCAATTACTTCAAGCAACTTTTCGCGCAGGTCACCAACCCGGCGATCGACTCCATCCGCGAGGAGTTGGTGATGTCGATGGAGGTCACGCTCGGCCGCGAATACAACCTGCTGAAACCGGGACCGGAGAACTGCCGCAAACTGCGTCTCAAACACCCGATCCTGAAACCGGAAGAGTTTTACAAGATTCAGAACCTCGACCAGGAGGATTTGAAGTCGGCCACACTGTCGCTGTTGTTCCCGGTATCCGAGGGCGAGGGCGGCCTGGAGAAGGCAGTGGAGAATTTGTGCGCACAGGCGTCTGAAGCCATGGACAACGGCGCGACCATTCTCATTCTGTCCGACCGCGGCGTCGATGAAAACCACGCCGCCATTCCGAGCCTTCTGGCGACGGGCGCGGTGCACCATCATTTGCTGCGCGAGAGAACCCGCACGCGGGTGGGCCTCGTGGTAGAAACCGCCGAGGCGCGGGAGATGCATCATTTTGCCCTGCTCATCGGTTACGGTGCCGGCGGCATTTATCCCTACCTCGCCTACGAGACGGCAAAACAGGTGGTGCGCGAGCAGGTGTATGTGAAGGACGTGACGCCGGGCAAGGCGATCGACAATTTCATCCTGTCGTGCAAGAAGGGATTATACAAGATCACCGCCAAGATGGGCATCTCCACCATCCAGAGCTACCGCGGGGCGCAGATTTTTGAAGCGGTGGGCCTGCACGAGGACATCGTGAACCGCTACTTCACCGGCACGCCGTCGCGAATCGCCGGCATCAAGCTGAAAGACATCGCACGCGAAGTGCTGGCACGTCACCGCAATGCCTACGAGCGGTCAAAGGTCATCCGGCCTGCGCTGGAACCAGGCGGCTATTACCACTGGCGGCGGGGCGAAGAAAAACACATGATCAGTCCCACCATGGTGGCCCTGCTTCAGGAATCGACGCGTTCCAATAATTACGAGAAGTACAAGCAGTTTTCAAAAATCAACGACGAGCAGAACACACGCGAGTGCACCATCCGCGGTCTGTTCAAGTTCAAGCCGACGCAGGCGATCCCCATCGAGGAAGTGGAGCCGGTGGAGGAAATCACCCGTCGCTTCTGCACGGGGGCGATGTCGATCGGCTCGATCTCGCGCGAAGCGCACGAGACTCTGGCCATCGCCATGAACCGCCTGGGCGGCAAAAGCAACACCGGCGAGGGCGGCGAGGATCTGGTGCGTTACACGCCCGACCCGAACGGTGATTCGCGCCGCAGTAAGATCAAACAGGTGGCGTCCGGACGCTTCGGCGTGAACAGCAATTATCTGGCGAATGCCGACGAGTTGCAGATCAAGATCTCGCAGGGCGCGAAGCCGGGCGAGGGCGGGCAGTTGCCCGGCCACAAGGTCAGCGAGTACATCGCCAAGATCCGGCACTCGACGCCGGGTGTGGGGCTCATCTCGCCGCCGCCGCACCATGACATTTATTCGATTGAGGATCTCCAGCAGTTGATCTTCGATCTGCACAACTCCAATCCGAATGCCAGCGTCAGCGTGAAGCTGGTCGCGGAAGCGGGTGTGGGTACCGTCGCCGCGGGCGTTTCCAAGGCGCGCGCGGAGGGTGTGTTGATTGCAGGGCACGACGGCGGCACCGGCGCTTCTCCGCAGACGTCAATCAAGCACGCGGGCCTGCCGTGGGAATTGGGCCTGGCGGAAACCCAGCAGGTCTTGGTGCTCAACGATCTGCGCGGACGCATCCGGGTGCAAGTCGACGGCCAGTTGAAGACCGGGCGCGATGTGATCATCGGTGCGATCCTGGGTGCGGATGAATTCGGTTTCTCCACCGTGCCTCTGGTGACTCTGGGTTGTATCATGATGCGCAAGTGTCACCTGAACACCTGTTCGGTGGGCGTGGCGACGCAAGATCCGGAACTGCGCAAAAAGTTTTCCGGCAAGGCCGAGTACGTGGTCAACTACTTCCGCTTCATCGCACAGGAAGTGCGCGAACTGATGGCGCAGTTGGGATTCCGCAAGCTCGACGACCTGATTGGCAGAACCGACCTTTTGGAAGTGGACACCTCCGTCGATCACTGGAAAGCCCGCGAACTGGACTTCTCGCGCATTCTATACCGTGCGGAGGGAGGTGAGGGCGTGGCCACGCGCAACGTCACCACGCAGGACTTGAGTGGCGACATTGGCGACACGTGCCTGGACCGCAAACTGATCACAGAGTGTGCCGAAGCCATCGAACACAAAAAAACGGTCCGCCTGCGGCATTCCATCGGCAACGTGGACCGGGCTACGGGCAGTATGCTGAGTTACGAAATTTCCAAACGGTATGGCGAGCCGGGTCTGCCTGACGAGACGATTCATATCGACTTCAAAGGTTCCGCCGGGCAGAGCTTTGGCGCGTTCCTTGCCAACGGTGTCACCTTCAATCTGCGCGGTGACGCCAACGACTATGTCGGTAAGGGATTGTCCGGCGGCAAAATCATCGTCGCTCCAGCGAAGGAATCGCCGATCGTTGCGGAAGCAAATATTCTCATCGGCAACGTGGTGCTGTATGGCGCTATTTCCGGTAAGACGTATTTCCGCGGCATCGCGGGCGAGCGTTTTGCGGTGCGCAACAGTGGCGCGACCGCTGTGGTGGAAGGCGTCGGCGACCACGGTTGCGAATACATGACCGGTGGCTACGTGGTGGTGCTGGGTAAAACGGGACGCAACTTCGCCGCGGGCATGAGCGGTGGCATCGCTTACGTGCTGGATGAGGCCGGCTCGTTCCCCATTCACTGCAACAAGGGATTGGTGGACCTGGTCGCGTTTGAAGAGGAAGAAGATCTGGAACGGGTGCAGACGCTCATCCGCGAGCACCTGGAATACACGGGAAGTGCGGTGGCGAAACGCGTCCTCGACAACTGGGACAAGATGATCCCGAAATTCATCAAGGTCTATCCGCGCGATTACCGCCGCGTGGTGGAAGAACGAAAACAGGCAATGTTGGAAGGGGTGGCATAA